A genomic stretch from Candidatus Omnitrophota bacterium includes:
- the ccsA gene encoding cytochrome c biogenesis protein CcsA, with protein MRKYVFFVFILLLSALSLSAVEPPTSFDFSVVRDIAVLDGGRYKPLDTFAGESMKTLTGRWKYHGADHMGMLLSLLAQPDWANEKLIRLDYRPLKETLGLASQETFFSYSELSANPHFQQWADRVIQKSSADQKLNRLEEEIGALMHQLNLFQDIVKGEAAHIVPPPPGSPQNSDWLPIVSAMSYTQETQDSLKQAYRNLLAAVRTHDSKAFAQAGRDLKAQLARLNPASYPSLEDLQREIYFNRSRPFLNAWIFYLLAFLMLLTSFFYTHRILYWASFAVFDIGFIYHSLGLILRSLISGRAPVSNMYESVIFVGWGIILFALVFEAIYRRRWFIACASFLGVCTLILADILPFDSNIEPLVPVLRNNYWLIVHVLTITISYSAFALAMGLAHIVMAIYFYFPQRKALLKELNLFIYRVLQAGVVLLAAGTILGGVWAAESWGRFWGWDPKETWALISLLGYMVILHARSINWLRDFGTAVGAILGFWLILMTWYGVNFVLASGLHSYGFGSGGGMYVLIYLGLELLFLVLAGWKYRLFQNEEMNRIAASATAK; from the coding sequence GTGCGAAAATATGTATTCTTTGTTTTTATATTGTTACTAAGCGCTCTTTCTCTATCCGCCGTTGAACCGCCGACCAGCTTCGACTTCAGCGTTGTCCGCGATATCGCGGTTTTGGATGGAGGACGATACAAGCCGCTGGATACGTTCGCGGGCGAATCGATGAAAACGTTGACCGGACGCTGGAAATATCATGGGGCGGATCATATGGGGATGCTGCTTTCCCTGCTGGCGCAGCCGGATTGGGCGAACGAAAAACTGATCCGCCTCGATTATCGTCCGCTCAAAGAAACGTTGGGACTCGCGAGTCAAGAGACATTCTTTTCCTACAGCGAATTGTCGGCCAATCCTCATTTTCAGCAATGGGCCGACCGCGTAATCCAAAAAAGCAGCGCCGATCAAAAGTTGAATCGCCTGGAAGAGGAAATTGGCGCCCTCATGCATCAGCTCAATCTCTTTCAAGACATCGTCAAAGGCGAGGCGGCCCATATCGTCCCCCCGCCTCCAGGATCGCCCCAGAACTCCGATTGGCTGCCTATAGTTAGCGCAATGAGTTATACCCAAGAGACGCAAGATTCTCTAAAGCAAGCGTATCGGAATCTATTGGCGGCGGTGCGCACGCACGATTCGAAAGCCTTCGCGCAGGCGGGGCGCGATTTGAAAGCCCAACTCGCCAGACTCAATCCGGCCAGCTATCCTTCGCTTGAAGATTTGCAGCGGGAAATCTATTTCAATCGTTCCCGGCCGTTTTTGAACGCATGGATATTCTATTTATTGGCGTTTTTGATGTTACTCACATCCTTCTTTTATACCCATAGGATTTTATATTGGGCGTCTTTCGCCGTCTTCGATATAGGATTTATCTATCATTCGCTCGGCCTCATTCTGCGCAGTTTGATTTCCGGAAGAGCGCCGGTTTCCAACATGTACGAGTCGGTGATCTTCGTCGGCTGGGGAATCATCCTGTTCGCTCTCGTTTTCGAGGCGATCTATCGCCGCCGTTGGTTCATTGCTTGCGCTTCTTTCTTGGGAGTGTGCACGTTGATTTTGGCGGACATCCTGCCTTTCGATTCGAATATCGAACCGCTGGTTCCCGTATTGCGGAATAATTACTGGTTGATCGTCCATGTTTTGACCATCACCATCAGCTACAGCGCTTTCGCGCTGGCGATGGGATTGGCGCATATCGTTATGGCGATCTATTTTTATTTCCCGCAAAGGAAAGCGTTGCTAAAAGAACTGAATCTTTTTATCTATCGCGTGCTCCAGGCAGGCGTCGTGCTTTTGGCCGCCGGAACCATATTGGGCGGCGTTTGGGCTGCTGAATCCTGGGGCCGCTTTTGGGGTTGGGATCCCAAGGAGACCTGGGCGTTGATTTCGCTGTTGGGCTATATGGTCATTCTTCACGCTCGATCCATCAACTGGCTGCGCGATTTTGGAACCGCCGTGGGCGCCATTCTCGGTTTTTGGTTGATCTTGATGACCTGGTACGGCGTCAATTTCGTTCTGGCCTCCGGTTTGCATAGCTACGGCTTCGGTTCTGGCGGCGGAATGTATGTTCTCATCTACTTGGGATTGGAACTGCTCTTCCTCGTTCTTGCAGGATGGAAATATAGATTATTTCAAAACGAGGAAATGAATCGAATCGCCGCCAGCGCAACGGCGAAATAA
- a CDS encoding cytochrome c biogenesis protein ResB, which yields MISLSTKIFDFLASIKLAIILLLLFAAILGWATFYESSAGTDQAQEYIYKTWWFDLYLFFLGVNVIFSAVSRFPWKKRHTGFVITHIGIVIILLGSVVTRKFGIEGQLILSEGESSNEILVDHTVLAVSIPRLNVRQTFDPWFLDKPLPPGKEIRYPVGDTGVVCYVDRYFSNPQSVLRVTGGGPAGQYGAHISIFQEGAAQAALEEWLLADHASMGTLNLMSAKVTFHKAASAEDLQNRLAPPAPGQAANQIDLIVDDQGILHYRAMNANVQCATGEVEKGGSFATTWSDFKMRIDDWLPGAKAVQEIVDGGMNGSGQHNNPLIHVRLENKGEAAQKYVSFDAPETLAAGGEICTVEFGRERFPMGFSIQLVDFEAPRYPGTNRPASFQSKVKLIDAPNRIDREQLIYMNNPLGYNQFLVYQSSYIEGQNGEADVSVFSVARAPGTPIIYFGSIVLILGMILIFGSKTYGARKAVVFQD from the coding sequence GTGATCTCACTGTCCACGAAGATATTCGATTTCTTAGCTTCCATCAAACTCGCTATTATTCTTCTCCTTCTTTTTGCGGCGATTCTCGGCTGGGCGACGTTCTACGAGTCCAGCGCGGGAACTGACCAGGCGCAGGAATATATTTATAAGACATGGTGGTTCGATCTTTATCTTTTTTTTCTGGGCGTCAACGTCATTTTCTCGGCGGTCAGCCGCTTTCCCTGGAAAAAAAGACATACGGGCTTCGTCATCACGCATATCGGCATCGTCATAATTCTCCTCGGTTCCGTGGTTACGCGAAAATTCGGAATTGAAGGCCAATTGATTCTGAGCGAGGGGGAATCGTCGAACGAAATTCTCGTCGATCATACTGTCTTGGCTGTTTCGATTCCACGCCTGAACGTCCGGCAGACGTTCGATCCTTGGTTTCTCGATAAGCCGCTGCCGCCGGGCAAGGAAATTCGCTATCCGGTCGGCGATACGGGCGTCGTATGCTACGTCGATCGTTATTTTTCCAATCCTCAATCCGTTCTGCGCGTAACCGGCGGCGGACCCGCCGGACAATACGGCGCGCATATCTCCATCTTTCAGGAGGGCGCCGCTCAAGCGGCTCTGGAAGAATGGCTATTGGCCGATCATGCCAGCATGGGAACGTTGAACTTGATGAGCGCCAAGGTGACTTTCCATAAAGCCGCTTCGGCGGAAGACCTGCAAAATCGCCTAGCGCCTCCTGCGCCAGGCCAGGCGGCCAACCAGATTGACCTTATCGTCGACGATCAAGGAATACTGCATTACCGGGCGATGAACGCTAATGTTCAATGCGCAACCGGCGAAGTGGAAAAGGGCGGTTCGTTCGCCACGACCTGGAGCGATTTCAAAATGCGGATCGACGATTGGCTGCCCGGCGCGAAAGCCGTCCAGGAGATCGTGGACGGCGGAATGAATGGGTCTGGACAACATAACAATCCATTGATTCATGTCCGCTTGGAAAACAAGGGAGAAGCCGCGCAAAAATACGTCTCGTTCGATGCTCCCGAAACGCTGGCCGCCGGCGGCGAAATCTGTACGGTGGAATTTGGCCGGGAACGTTTCCCGATGGGCTTCTCGATCCAATTGGTCGATTTCGAAGCCCCGCGCTATCCCGGCACCAACCGCCCCGCCAGTTTTCAAAGTAAAGTAAAACTCATCGACGCCCCGAATCGTATCGACCGGGAACAGTTGATCTATATGAACAATCCCTTGGGCTATAACCAATTTCTCGTTTATCAATCCAGCTATATCGAAGGCCAAAACGGCGAGGCGGACGTGTCGGTTTTCAGCGTGGCGCGTGCGCCGGGAACGCCGATTATTTACTTCGGCTCCATTGTCTTGATTTTGGGAATGATTCTCATCTTCGGTTCGAAAACATACGGCGCCCGAAAAGCCGTCGTTTTTCAGGATTGA
- a CDS encoding glycosyltransferase — MPSIWTYSDDADRGYGLFKRRLFGALSRRGWETSLAEAPLLDPGSKAVLRNHYLNHPSEWVLLINQTAAQFYAYLEIPLALRPAAQKKIVWFLDDPAFFLDRPLDKTEYVFSFDETYVEYIQSFHPAECGFLPLAADREELGTFDERFACGVCFVGGIVDQSDRRRQLSSEMTDYVDRLVELKLQQRWKTFQQLALDMPIAPGKSITISPQTAHYLYWEANNLYRLRIMEALADYDLRIYGNEGWEILLKDSPLHNKFFGPLDPVKELPHVFASAKININIHSIQCRGSMNQRDFNAPASGGFLLSDWAPAAGKYFLPSVEAVYWSDADDLRRKIDYYLERDGERRAIAERGHRRVLREHTYDQRISQLLQYLSA; from the coding sequence GTGCCATCGATCTGGACTTACTCCGACGACGCCGACCGGGGATACGGCCTATTCAAGCGCCGCCTCTTCGGCGCGTTAAGCCGCCGAGGCTGGGAAACCTCTCTGGCGGAAGCGCCGCTATTGGATCCCGGTTCCAAAGCCGTATTGAGGAACCATTATCTGAATCATCCCAGCGAGTGGGTTCTATTAATCAACCAGACGGCGGCGCAGTTCTACGCCTACCTGGAAATTCCTCTCGCTTTGCGTCCGGCGGCGCAAAAGAAGATCGTCTGGTTCCTCGACGATCCCGCCTTTTTTCTCGATCGTCCTTTAGATAAGACGGAATACGTTTTTTCGTTCGACGAAACTTATGTGGAATACATTCAATCCTTCCATCCCGCCGAATGCGGCTTCTTGCCGCTGGCGGCGGATCGCGAGGAATTGGGAACCTTCGACGAACGCTTCGCCTGCGGCGTATGCTTCGTTGGCGGGATCGTCGATCAATCCGATCGCCGCCGCCAGCTGAGCTCGGAAATGACGGATTATGTAGACCGGCTAGTCGAATTGAAATTGCAACAGCGCTGGAAGACCTTCCAACAACTGGCGTTGGATATGCCCATCGCGCCGGGAAAGAGCATTACAATCTCGCCCCAGACGGCTCATTATTTATATTGGGAAGCGAACAACCTCTATCGGTTGCGGATCATGGAAGCCTTGGCCGATTACGATTTGCGCATCTACGGCAACGAGGGCTGGGAAATCCTGCTCAAGGATTCGCCCTTGCACAACAAGTTCTTCGGACCTTTAGATCCCGTGAAAGAATTGCCGCATGTTTTCGCCTCGGCGAAAATCAACATTAACATTCACAGCATCCAATGCCGGGGCAGTATGAACCAACGCGATTTCAACGCTCCCGCTTCCGGCGGATTTTTGCTTTCGGATTGGGCGCCGGCGGCGGGGAAATACTTCCTTCCTTCCGTGGAAGCCGTCTATTGGAGCGATGCGGACGACTTGCGCCGCAAGATCGATTATTATCTCGAACGAGATGGCGAGCGCCGCGCCATCGCGGAGCGCGGGCACCGCCGCGTTCTGCGCGAGCATACGTACGACCAACGCATCTCCCAATTGCTTCAATATTTATCCGCATAA
- a CDS encoding ATP-binding protein, with amino-acid sequence MLFYFNNLAFFAPNVALAVLSSFYALLGLLFVSFPMEDRDNLAKRRIRSLPVSHLFWFVFPIAAFMITIIPLAIVTLLMSQNTTPDIQRAWEMLPSYFKLPLFMIGIWLAAILVFLAGFIAAQLFLMWRNYLQLQTAQSQLIRSEKLASLGQLVGGIAHEINNPINFILSNIEPLKEYLQSYKRLDAYIASQKTKLPSTLQTDIEALRQDADLDFAGEDSEKILESFQEGSKRISKIVEALRQYSRIDKDYYSSYDLRESVDSALALLANRMKNRIEIHKNYEEIPAIRCSPAQIDQVFFHILRNADQAIAEKGHIWIDIRSEENSIIVTIRDDGKGIAPEHLSKIFDPFFTTQPIGGGTGLGLSLSQGIIEQHGGTLSVESELGKGSAFTVSLPIRQERQAD; translated from the coding sequence ATGCTTTTTTATTTCAATAATCTCGCCTTTTTCGCGCCCAATGTTGCGTTAGCCGTATTATCCTCCTTCTATGCATTGCTAGGTCTTCTATTCGTCTCTTTTCCGATGGAAGATCGCGACAATCTCGCCAAAAGACGGATAAGAAGTTTACCTGTCAGTCACTTGTTTTGGTTCGTTTTTCCCATCGCGGCTTTTATGATTACGATTATCCCGCTTGCGATTGTGACGCTGTTGATGAGTCAAAATACTACACCCGACATTCAACGCGCTTGGGAAATGCTGCCTTCCTATTTCAAACTCCCCTTATTTATGATAGGCATATGGCTAGCGGCCATCCTCGTGTTCTTGGCGGGCTTCATCGCCGCGCAACTGTTTTTGATGTGGAGGAATTACCTGCAATTGCAAACGGCGCAAAGCCAGTTGATCCGATCGGAGAAACTGGCTTCATTGGGACAATTGGTGGGAGGCATAGCGCATGAAATCAACAATCCCATCAATTTCATTTTATCCAATATCGAACCGTTGAAAGAATACCTGCAATCTTACAAACGTCTGGACGCTTACATTGCGAGTCAAAAAACTAAACTTCCCTCGACGCTTCAGACTGACATCGAAGCGCTGCGGCAAGATGCCGATTTGGATTTCGCCGGAGAAGACAGCGAAAAGATTCTGGAGTCTTTTCAAGAAGGCTCCAAGCGGATTTCCAAGATCGTCGAAGCTCTGCGCCAATATTCCCGCATCGATAAGGATTATTATTCTTCTTACGATCTGCGCGAGTCGGTGGATTCCGCTCTCGCTTTATTGGCGAATCGCATGAAAAATCGGATAGAAATTCATAAAAATTATGAAGAAATACCGGCCATTCGTTGTTCTCCGGCGCAAATCGACCAAGTTTTCTTCCATATTCTTCGCAACGCCGATCAGGCTATTGCGGAAAAGGGGCATATCTGGATCGATATCCGCAGCGAGGAAAATTCCATCATCGTTACGATCCGCGACGATGGCAAAGGCATCGCGCCGGAACATTTATCCAAAATCTTCGATCCCTTCTTCACGACGCAGCCCATCGGCGGAGGAACAGGCCTCGGCCTTTCGCTTTCCCAAGGGATTATCGAACAGCACGGCGGAACCTTATCCGTCGAGAGCGAACTCGGTAAAGGCAGCGCCTTTACCGTATCGCTTCCCATTCGGCAAGAGCGTCAAGCAGACTAA
- a CDS encoding enterotoxin: MKRILSPIVLSFVCCFAVVSSAEALDFPGPDPGPAQVERPNGDWALSNTAISCVWKLSGGKAAPVCVIDRLNQQTLDLKGAELFRLILQDGRTLSASDMAITRGPVITELEPEPKDSNLGHRYPGQQLAALLVSPDKNLVVSWRAILRDGANAIRQEFEMQTRDKELAIKEIQLVDLLAEQMQSAGTVPGSPVTAGNLFFAYEHPNSIISTSDVRTRCGLKMDMVLKPGEVILQTCAAGSAPEGQMRRGFLYYIERERAHPHRPFLHYNAWYDICWDGKKIDEAECLNAVESFGRELTEKRGVALASYVWDDGWDDPKTLWRAIKENFPNGFTKILAASQRYKSTLGFWLSPFGGYGEAAKDRYAYGRQEGFEFKNDKFSLAGPKYYGRFLETCLEMIDKNGSNFFKFDGLTQDVYETEAMLRLTRELRERKPDLFISITTGTWPSPYWLWFGDSTWRGGGDMGFYGEGSKREQWITYRDMITFRQVVRPAPLYPLNSLMNQGIAHARFGSASECGDSREEFRQEIQSFFACGTCLQELYITPSMMKPENWDDLAEAAKWSQANADVLADVHWIGGDPGAGQPYGWASWSQRKGILALRNPASKAQTIAVDIAQAFELPNGAPLKYTLKSPWKMDSDKPALALSAGKPQPFELAPFEVLVFNAVPDDSGK, encoded by the coding sequence ATGAAGCGGATTCTATCGCCCATCGTTCTTTCTTTCGTTTGTTGCTTCGCCGTCGTCTCCTCCGCCGAAGCGTTGGACTTTCCCGGCCCCGATCCTGGCCCGGCGCAAGTGGAAAGGCCAAACGGCGATTGGGCGCTCTCCAACACCGCGATATCTTGCGTCTGGAAACTTTCCGGTGGAAAAGCCGCTCCCGTCTGCGTTATCGATCGGCTGAACCAACAGACGCTGGATTTGAAAGGCGCCGAGCTGTTTCGCCTTATTTTGCAAGATGGCCGGACGCTCTCTGCTTCCGATATGGCGATAACCAGAGGCCCTGTAATTACCGAGTTGGAACCGGAACCGAAAGACTCCAACCTGGGGCATCGTTATCCAGGCCAGCAGCTAGCGGCGCTTCTGGTTTCGCCGGATAAAAATTTAGTCGTATCCTGGCGGGCGATCTTGCGCGACGGCGCCAACGCCATACGGCAGGAATTCGAGATGCAGACGCGGGATAAGGAATTGGCGATCAAGGAAATTCAACTTGTGGATTTGCTCGCCGAGCAGATGCAATCCGCTGGGACCGTCCCCGGTTCGCCGGTAACGGCGGGCAACTTGTTTTTCGCCTATGAACATCCTAATTCGATTATTTCTACATCCGACGTCCGGACTCGATGCGGATTGAAAATGGATATGGTTTTAAAACCGGGCGAAGTGATTTTGCAAACCTGCGCGGCGGGTTCGGCGCCCGAAGGGCAAATGCGGCGGGGATTTTTATATTACATCGAACGCGAGCGGGCGCATCCCCACCGCCCCTTTCTGCATTACAACGCATGGTACGACATCTGTTGGGACGGCAAGAAGATCGATGAAGCGGAATGCTTGAACGCCGTTGAATCCTTTGGGCGCGAGTTGACCGAAAAGCGGGGCGTGGCTCTAGCTTCCTACGTCTGGGACGACGGCTGGGACGATCCCAAAACCTTGTGGCGCGCGATCAAAGAAAACTTCCCCAACGGCTTCACTAAAATTCTGGCGGCGTCGCAACGTTATAAAAGTACGCTGGGCTTTTGGCTTTCTCCTTTCGGCGGATACGGCGAAGCGGCGAAAGATCGATACGCCTATGGCCGCCAGGAGGGATTCGAATTTAAAAACGATAAATTCTCGCTGGCTGGGCCAAAGTATTACGGGCGGTTTTTGGAAACGTGTTTGGAGATGATCGATAAGAACGGCTCCAATTTCTTCAAGTTCGACGGATTAACGCAAGACGTTTACGAGACGGAAGCCATGCTGCGGCTGACTCGGGAACTGCGCGAACGCAAGCCGGACCTTTTCATCAGCATCACGACGGGAACATGGCCGTCGCCCTATTGGCTTTGGTTCGGCGATTCCACCTGGCGCGGCGGCGGCGATATGGGCTTTTATGGCGAAGGTTCCAAGCGCGAGCAATGGATTACCTATCGCGATATGATTACTTTTCGCCAAGTGGTGCGTCCAGCGCCGCTCTATCCGTTGAATTCGCTCATGAACCAAGGCATCGCCCATGCTCGATTCGGATCTGCGTCGGAATGCGGCGATTCCCGCGAGGAATTCCGCCAGGAAATTCAATCCTTCTTCGCCTGCGGAACCTGCCTGCAGGAACTCTATATCACTCCGTCGATGATGAAGCCGGAAAATTGGGACGATTTGGCGGAAGCGGCGAAATGGTCGCAGGCTAACGCCGATGTTCTGGCCGACGTCCATTGGATCGGCGGCGATCCCGGCGCAGGCCAGCCCTACGGCTGGGCGTCCTGGTCGCAGCGGAAAGGGATTTTGGCTTTGCGCAATCCCGCGTCTAAAGCGCAAACCATTGCGGTGGATATCGCCCAAGCGTTTGAACTCCCCAATGGCGCGCCTTTGAAATATACGCTGAAAAGTCCGTGGAAAATGGATTCGGATAAACCAGCGCTTGCCTTATCGGCGGGAAAGCCGCAACCGTTCGAATTGGCGCCATTCGAGGTTCTTGTTTTCAACGCCGTTCCCGATGATTCCGGTAAATAA
- a CDS encoding type II toxin-antitoxin system HicB family antitoxin, with the protein MMKYEIILYWSEEDQAFITEVPELPGCITDGATYQEALANAETVIREWIETARELNRPIPLPKGKLMYV; encoded by the coding sequence ATGATGAAATACGAAATCATCCTTTACTGGAGCGAAGAAGATCAGGCGTTTATCACCGAGGTTCCCGAACTCCCCGGCTGTATAACCGACGGCGCGACATATCAGGAAGCTCTCGCCAACGCCGAAACCGTCATCCGCGAATGGATTGAAACGGCGCGGGAACTCAACCGTCCCATTCCACTCCCTAAAGGAAAACTTATGTACGTTTAA
- a CDS encoding DUF3800 domain-containing protein — MKFRIYIDEAGNSDLGSSDDPNHRFLSLTGAIIELEYVERTLHPQMENLKARYFGSHPDEPVILHRKEMLNAHFPFLTLRDESTRQRFNEELLRLLQEWDYTLLSVCIDKKKHKETYITWKYDPYHYCLAVMLERFVLFLERNNAKGDALAESRGGKEDIRLKAAFLHLWREGTEYISAERFQNVLSSKQLKVKSKANNIAGLQLADLLAHPSRNEILNEHGVLEKPLGVFAQKIIVILQRKYDRQGERFFGKKFL; from the coding sequence ATGAAATTTCGAATTTATATTGATGAGGCGGGGAATTCGGATTTAGGGAGCTCGGACGATCCAAACCATCGGTTTTTGAGTTTGACCGGCGCGATAATTGAATTGGAGTACGTTGAGCGAACGCTTCATCCTCAAATGGAAAATCTGAAAGCTCGATATTTCGGTTCCCATCCCGATGAACCAGTCATTTTGCATAGGAAAGAAATGTTGAACGCCCATTTTCCTTTTCTGACGTTAAGGGATGAATCCACTCGGCAGCGTTTTAACGAGGAGTTGCTTCGGCTTTTGCAGGAATGGGACTATACCCTGCTTTCCGTTTGCATTGATAAGAAAAAGCATAAGGAAACGTATATAACGTGGAAATACGATCCTTATCATTATTGCCTTGCCGTTATGCTGGAACGCTTTGTTCTTTTCTTGGAGCGGAATAACGCCAAAGGGGACGCACTTGCGGAATCGAGAGGCGGAAAAGAAGACATCCGCTTGAAAGCGGCTTTTCTCCACTTATGGCGGGAAGGAACGGAATATATTTCTGCGGAAAGGTTTCAAAACGTTCTGAGCAGCAAGCAACTCAAGGTGAAATCCAAGGCGAATAATATCGCCGGATTGCAACTAGCCGATCTTTTAGCGCATCCAAGCCGCAATGAAATTCTTAACGAACACGGTGTTCTGGAAAAACCTTTGGGAGTATTCGCACAAAAAATTATTGTAATTTTACAAAGGAAATACGATAGGCAGGGAGAGCGTTTCTTTGGCAAAAAGTTCCTATAA
- a CDS encoding carbon-nitrogen hydrolase family protein — protein sequence MFTVTSVQMIFRETIEENIEWIAATIKNTANNGADAVLFPECAVTGYVYDFAQLTPRTIHEALLYLSRTVSEAGCNVLVGSPTFEDGRLKNSLLIFNRKGKIIFQYSKIHLTPVDKQYFTPGDKLAFFHLDRIPCTAIICHERRYPELVRIPVMMGAKILFHPNAGLDDKAVSKAKRKGRDGIAVRAFENAIYYVFSNSVGPQCEGKWSAGDSKIVAPDSSVLALADNRSETVIQAQLDPNLATRQYAKEALELPHFLQPYWKGMIEECQRRLK from the coding sequence ATGTTTACTGTCACTTCCGTTCAAATGATATTCCGCGAAACTATCGAAGAAAATATCGAATGGATCGCTGCTACGATTAAAAACACGGCGAATAATGGCGCGGACGCCGTTCTCTTCCCCGAATGCGCCGTTACGGGTTACGTGTACGACTTCGCCCAGCTGACGCCTCGGACGATTCACGAAGCATTGCTTTATCTCTCACGCACCGTGAGTGAAGCGGGATGCAACGTCTTAGTAGGTTCGCCTACGTTTGAAGATGGCCGGTTGAAAAATTCCCTATTGATTTTCAACCGCAAGGGGAAGATTATTTTCCAATACTCCAAAATTCATCTCACTCCCGTCGATAAACAATATTTTACGCCCGGCGATAAGCTGGCGTTCTTTCATCTCGACCGCATCCCCTGCACGGCCATTATTTGCCACGAACGGCGCTATCCGGAATTGGTGCGGATTCCCGTCATGATGGGAGCGAAGATTCTGTTTCATCCCAATGCGGGATTGGACGATAAAGCGGTTTCCAAAGCCAAGCGCAAAGGCCGCGACGGCATTGCCGTTCGCGCTTTCGAGAACGCCATCTATTACGTCTTTTCCAATTCCGTGGGGCCGCAATGCGAAGGCAAGTGGTCGGCGGGCGATTCCAAGATCGTAGCGCCGGATTCCAGCGTGCTGGCGCTGGCGGACAACCGCAGCGAAACCGTAATCCAGGCTCAATTGGATCCGAACTTGGCGACGCGGCAATACGCCAAAGAAGCCCTGGAATTGCCCCATTTTCTGCAACCGTATTGGAAGGGAATGATCGAAGAATGCCAGAGAAGATTGAAATAA